In Streptomyces sp. NBC_00878, a single window of DNA contains:
- a CDS encoding acetyl-CoA C-acetyltransferase, which translates to MAEAYIVEAVRTPVGRRKGGLGGVHPADLGAHVLKALVARSGVDPAAVEDVVFGCLDAVGPQAGDIARTCWLAAGLPEEVPGVTIDRQCGSSQQAVHFAAQGVLSGTQDLVVAGGVQNMTRIPIAFASRQAAEPLGLTEGPFAGSEGWRARYGDRPVNQFYGAELIAEKWGISRRDQEEFALRSHQRAIRAIDEGRFEREVVPFGDVTVDEGPRRDTSLERMAGLKPVVEGGTITAACSSQVSDGAAAMLLASERAVREHGLTPRARVHHLSVRGEDPIRMLSAPIPATAYALKKTGMSIGEIDLVEINEAFAPVVLAWLKETGADPDRVNVNGGAIALGHPLGATGVKLMTTLLHELERTGGRFGLQTMCEGGGQANVTIVERL; encoded by the coding sequence ATGGCCGAGGCCTACATCGTCGAAGCGGTCCGTACGCCCGTGGGGCGCCGGAAGGGCGGCCTCGGCGGGGTCCATCCCGCCGACCTGGGCGCGCATGTGCTGAAGGCTCTGGTCGCACGGTCCGGTGTCGACCCGGCCGCCGTCGAGGACGTCGTCTTCGGGTGCCTGGACGCAGTGGGGCCGCAGGCCGGTGACATCGCGCGGACGTGCTGGCTGGCGGCCGGGCTGCCCGAGGAGGTGCCCGGGGTGACGATCGACCGGCAGTGCGGGTCCTCGCAGCAGGCCGTGCACTTCGCCGCGCAGGGCGTCCTGTCCGGCACCCAGGACCTGGTGGTCGCGGGCGGCGTCCAGAACATGACGCGGATCCCCATCGCCTTCGCCTCGCGCCAGGCCGCGGAGCCGCTGGGGCTCACTGAGGGTCCGTTCGCGGGGAGCGAGGGGTGGCGGGCGCGGTACGGGGACCGGCCCGTCAACCAGTTCTACGGCGCGGAGCTGATCGCCGAGAAGTGGGGGATCAGCCGGCGGGACCAGGAGGAGTTCGCGCTGCGGTCGCATCAGCGGGCGATCCGGGCGATCGACGAGGGACGGTTCGAGCGGGAGGTCGTGCCGTTCGGGGATGTCACGGTCGACGAGGGGCCGCGGCGGGACACCTCGCTGGAGAGGATGGCCGGGCTGAAGCCGGTCGTGGAGGGCGGCACCATCACCGCCGCCTGCTCCTCCCAGGTGTCGGACGGCGCGGCCGCGATGCTGCTCGCCTCCGAGCGGGCTGTGCGCGAGCACGGGCTCACGCCCCGGGCGCGGGTTCATCATCTGTCCGTGCGGGGGGAGGATCCGATACGGATGCTGTCGGCGCCGATTCCGGCCACCGCGTATGCCTTGAAGAAGACCGGGATGTCCATCGGGGAGATCGACCTCGTCGAGATCAACGAGGCCTTCGCGCCGGTGGTGCTCGCGTGGTTGAAGGAGACCGGGGCGGATCCGGACAGGGTCAACGTCAATGGGGGTGCGATTGCGTTGGGGCATCCGCTGGGGGCGACCGGGGTGAAGCTGATGACCACGTTGCTGCATGAACTGGAGCGGACAGGTGGGCGGTTCGGGTTGCAGACGATGTGTGAGGGCGGGGGTCAGGCGAACGTGACGATTGTTGAGCGGCTTTAG
- a CDS encoding CoA-transferase subunit beta, with the protein MTDATRPPLLPPARTPLVPPTRTPLLPPTRAEYCVIACAEAWRDNGEVLASPMGAVPSVGARLARRTFAPELLLTDGEAMLVGPDGTPEGWLPYRRHLTMVTGGRRHVMMGASQIDRFGNQNISCIGDWERPARQLLGVRGAPVNTLNNPVSYWVPKHSTRVFVEKVDMICGVGYDSAAAAGPTAARYHRIPRVVSNLGVFDFATPDRSMRLASLHPGVTVEEVLAATRFEPTIPDEVPYTREPTAAELELIREVIDPQGLRDREVPDPQGLRDREVPG; encoded by the coding sequence ATGACGGACGCGACCCGCCCTCCCCTCCTCCCACCCGCCCGCACCCCACTCGTCCCGCCCACCCGTACGCCGCTTCTCCCGCCCACCCGCGCCGAGTACTGCGTGATCGCCTGTGCCGAGGCCTGGCGGGACAACGGCGAGGTGCTCGCCAGCCCGATGGGTGCCGTGCCATCCGTCGGCGCCCGGCTCGCCCGGCGGACCTTCGCACCGGAGCTCCTGCTCACCGACGGCGAGGCGATGCTGGTCGGCCCGGACGGCACACCCGAAGGCTGGCTTCCGTACCGCAGGCATCTCACGATGGTCACCGGCGGACGTCGGCACGTGATGATGGGCGCGAGCCAGATAGACCGCTTCGGCAACCAGAACATCTCGTGCATCGGCGACTGGGAGCGGCCCGCCCGGCAGTTGCTCGGGGTGCGGGGCGCGCCCGTCAACACCCTGAACAACCCGGTGAGTTACTGGGTGCCCAAGCACTCGACGCGGGTCTTCGTCGAGAAGGTCGACATGATCTGCGGGGTGGGGTACGACAGCGCCGCGGCGGCCGGTCCCACGGCGGCCCGCTACCACCGCATCCCCCGGGTCGTGTCGAACCTGGGAGTGTTCGACTTCGCGACCCCGGACCGGTCGATGCGCCTCGCCTCCCTGCATCCGGGGGTGACGGTGGAGGAGGTCCTGGCGGCGACCCGGTTCGAGCCGACGATTCCCGACGAGGTCCCGTACACCCGCGAACCCACCGCGGCGGAGCTGGAGTTGATCCGCGAGGTCATCGACCCGCAGGGGCTGCGCGACCGTGAAGTCCCCGACCCACAGGGGCTGCGCGACCGTGAGGTGCCGGGCTGA
- a CDS encoding TetR/AcrR family transcriptional regulator produces MPTKKKPQVTASPERRRELLGTAAEVFAEQGYNATTVRKIADHAGMLAGSLYYHFDSKESMLEEILRTFLDELWDGYDTVLEAELGPRETLEALVTESFREIDRHRAAVAIYQKESKRLVAQERFAFLAESQRKFEKAWLSTLERGVAGEVFRDDLDIRLTYRFVRDTVWVAASWYRPGGQHSPEEIARQYLSMVLDGIAVRT; encoded by the coding sequence GTGCCTACCAAGAAGAAGCCCCAGGTGACCGCCTCGCCCGAGCGGCGCCGTGAACTCCTCGGCACCGCCGCCGAGGTCTTCGCCGAGCAGGGCTACAACGCCACCACCGTCCGCAAGATCGCGGACCACGCGGGCATGCTCGCGGGCAGCCTCTACTACCACTTCGACTCCAAGGAATCGATGCTGGAGGAGATCCTGCGGACCTTCCTGGACGAGCTGTGGGACGGGTACGACACCGTCCTGGAGGCCGAGCTCGGCCCGCGCGAGACGCTGGAGGCCCTGGTCACCGAGTCCTTCCGGGAGATCGACCGGCACCGCGCGGCCGTCGCGATCTACCAGAAGGAGTCCAAGCGTCTCGTCGCGCAGGAGCGGTTCGCGTTCCTCGCCGAGTCGCAGCGCAAGTTCGAGAAGGCGTGGCTGTCCACGCTGGAGCGGGGAGTGGCCGGAGAGGTCTTCCGGGACGACCTCGACATCCGGCTCACCTACCGGTTCGTACGCGACACCGTGTGGGTCGCCGCGTCCTGGTACCGGCCCGGCGGACAGCACAGCCCGGAGGAGATCGCCCGGCAGTACCTGTCGATGGTCCTCGACGGAATCGCCGTACGTACGTAA
- a CDS encoding SDR family oxidoreductase, with protein sequence MTDVEGPAYVPGHGLLKGRTAVVTAAAGAGIGGATARRFLEEGARVLISDAHARRLKEYEAELAAEFDGVAALACDVTDEAQVRALFDAALRQHGRLDIVVNNAGLGGTSDLVDMSDEQWSRVLDVTLNGTFRCMRAALRAFREAGHGDEGGHGGVIVNNASVVGWRAQAGQAHYAAAKAGVMALTRCAALEAAGFGVRVNAVSPSLAMHPHLVKVTTPELLEELTAREAFGRYAEPWEVANVIVFLASGYSSYMTGEIVSVSSQRA encoded by the coding sequence ATGACAGACGTCGAGGGTCCGGCGTACGTGCCCGGGCACGGGCTGCTGAAGGGGCGTACGGCCGTCGTCACCGCCGCCGCGGGCGCGGGGATCGGCGGGGCCACGGCCCGCCGCTTCCTGGAGGAGGGCGCGCGCGTACTGATCAGCGACGCGCACGCGCGACGGCTGAAGGAGTACGAGGCCGAGCTGGCCGCGGAGTTCGACGGGGTGGCGGCGCTCGCGTGCGACGTCACCGACGAGGCCCAGGTGCGGGCCCTCTTCGACGCGGCCCTGCGGCAGCACGGGCGGCTCGACATCGTCGTCAACAACGCCGGTCTCGGCGGGACTTCGGACCTGGTCGACATGAGCGACGAGCAGTGGTCCCGGGTGCTCGACGTGACGCTGAACGGCACCTTCCGGTGCATGCGCGCGGCTCTGCGTGCCTTCCGGGAGGCCGGGCATGGTGACGAGGGCGGGCACGGCGGTGTGATCGTCAACAACGCCTCCGTCGTCGGCTGGCGCGCCCAGGCCGGACAGGCGCACTACGCGGCGGCGAAGGCGGGGGTCATGGCGCTGACCCGGTGCGCGGCGCTGGAGGCGGCCGGGTTCGGGGTCCGGGTCAACGCCGTCTCGCCGAGCCTCGCCATGCATCCGCACCTGGTGAAGGTGACGACCCCCGAACTGCTGGAGGAGCTGACGGCCCGCGAGGCCTTCGGGCGGTACGCCGAACCGTGGGAGGTGGCCAACGTGATCGTGTTCCTGGCGTCCGGCTACTCCTCGTACATGACGGGCGAGATCGTCTCCGTCAGCAGCCAACGTGCGTAG
- a CDS encoding acyl-CoA dehydrogenase family protein produces MDLDFTADQDAFRAEARAWLHAHVPSPPLPSLETEEGFAAHRAWEAELAADRWSVVSWPTAYGGRDSGLVRWLVFEEEYYAAGAPGRVGQNGVNLLAPTLFDHGTEEQRARILPPMASGEVVWAQAWSEPEAGSDLASLRSRAVRTDGGWLLSGQKTWSSRAAFADRAFGLFRSEPDTPKPHQGLTYLMFDLRAPGVTVRPIGRLDGKPAFAELFLDDVFVPDADVIGEPGQGWRVAMSTAGNERGLTLRSPGRFLASADRLATLWRGRGRDPFTRDRVADAVIGARAYQLFTYASASRFLDGEPLGPESSLNKVFWSEYDIALHETALDLLGGDGELTASADDEGGDWTEGYVFSLAGPIYAGTNEIQRDIIAERLLGLPKGRR; encoded by the coding sequence ATGGACCTCGACTTCACGGCCGACCAGGACGCCTTCCGCGCCGAGGCGCGCGCCTGGCTGCACGCGCACGTCCCGTCGCCGCCGCTGCCCTCCCTGGAGACCGAGGAGGGCTTCGCGGCCCACCGCGCGTGGGAGGCCGAACTCGCCGCGGACCGGTGGTCGGTGGTGTCCTGGCCGACCGCGTACGGCGGACGGGACTCCGGGCTCGTACGGTGGCTGGTCTTCGAGGAGGAGTACTACGCGGCGGGCGCACCGGGCCGGGTCGGCCAGAACGGCGTCAACCTCCTCGCGCCGACCCTCTTCGACCACGGCACGGAGGAGCAGCGGGCCCGGATCCTGCCGCCGATGGCGTCCGGCGAGGTCGTCTGGGCGCAGGCGTGGTCCGAGCCCGAGGCCGGGTCCGACCTTGCCTCGCTCAGGTCCAGGGCGGTGCGTACGGACGGCGGCTGGCTGTTGAGCGGGCAGAAGACGTGGTCGTCGCGGGCCGCGTTCGCCGACCGCGCGTTCGGCCTGTTCCGCAGTGAGCCGGACACCCCGAAGCCCCATCAGGGCCTCACCTACCTGATGTTCGACCTCCGCGCGCCGGGCGTGACCGTCCGCCCCATCGGCCGCCTGGACGGGAAGCCGGCCTTCGCCGAACTCTTCCTGGACGACGTGTTCGTACCCGACGCGGACGTGATCGGCGAGCCCGGCCAGGGCTGGCGGGTCGCCATGTCGACAGCGGGCAACGAGCGCGGTCTGACGCTCCGCTCCCCCGGCCGCTTCCTGGCGTCGGCCGACCGTCTGGCCACGCTCTGGCGGGGGCGCGGCCGGGACCCGTTCACCCGCGACCGGGTGGCGGACGCGGTGATCGGCGCCCGCGCGTACCAGCTCTTCACGTACGCGAGCGCCTCCCGTTTCCTCGACGGCGAGCCCCTCGGCCCGGAGTCCAGCCTGAACAAGGTCTTCTGGTCGGAGTACGACATAGCGCTGCACGAGACGGCGCTCGATCTCCTGGGCGGAGACGGTGAGTTGACAGCCTCCGCTGACGACGAGGGCGGCGACTGGACCGAGGGATACGTGTTCTCGCTCGCCGGTCCCATCTACGCGGGCACGAACGAGATCCAGCGCGACATCATCGCCGAGCGCCTCCTGGGCCTGCCGAAGGGACGCCGCTGA
- a CDS encoding CoA transferase subunit A → MSDKTMTADEVASRLRSGMTLGIGGWGSRRKPMALVRALLRSQITDLTIVSYGGPDVGMLAAAGRIRKLVAAFVTLDSIPLEPHFRAARQSGAFELMEVDEAMFMWGLHAAANRLPFLPVRAGLGSDVMRVNPGLRTVTSPYEDPSTGIRETFVAMPALRMDAALVHVNRADRSGNGQYLGPDPYFDDLFCEAADDAYVSCERLVDRFDDAVPQTLLVNRHSVTGVVETPSGTHPTSCVPDHDRDEPFQKLYATTPWPEFTERFLYGDEKAYQSAVQAWHEERR, encoded by the coding sequence GTGAGTGACAAGACGATGACGGCCGACGAGGTCGCCTCCCGGCTCCGGAGCGGGATGACCCTCGGCATCGGCGGATGGGGCTCGCGCCGCAAACCGATGGCCCTGGTGAGAGCGCTGCTCCGCTCCCAGATCACCGACCTCACGATCGTGTCGTACGGCGGCCCGGACGTCGGGATGCTCGCCGCCGCGGGGCGGATCCGCAAGCTCGTCGCGGCCTTCGTGACGCTCGACTCGATCCCTCTGGAGCCGCATTTCCGTGCGGCCCGTCAGAGCGGGGCCTTCGAGCTGATGGAGGTCGACGAGGCGATGTTCATGTGGGGGCTGCACGCCGCCGCGAACCGGCTGCCCTTCCTGCCGGTCCGGGCCGGCCTCGGCTCGGACGTGATGCGGGTCAACCCCGGTCTGCGGACGGTCACTTCACCGTACGAGGACCCATCGACCGGGATCCGGGAGACCTTCGTCGCCATGCCCGCCCTGCGTATGGACGCGGCGCTGGTCCACGTCAACCGCGCGGACCGGTCGGGCAACGGCCAGTATCTGGGCCCGGATCCGTACTTCGACGACCTCTTCTGCGAGGCCGCGGACGATGCGTACGTCTCCTGCGAGCGGCTGGTGGACCGTTTCGACGACGCGGTGCCGCAGACCCTCCTCGTCAACCGGCACTCGGTCACGGGAGTCGTCGAGACGCCGAGCGGCACACACCCCACCTCCTGCGTCCCCGACCACGACCGCGACGAGCCCTTCCAGAAGCTGTACGCGACGACGCCGTGGCCGGAGTTCACCGAGCGGTTCCTGTACGGGGACGAGAAGGCCTACCAGTCGGCCGTACAGGCCTGGCACGAGGAGCGACGATGA
- a CDS encoding nitronate monooxygenase family protein yields METALTKLVGVRHPIVQTGMGWVAGPRLVSASANAGALGILASATMTLDQLREAVREVRSRTDAPFGVNLRADAGDARDRVRLIVEEDVKVASFALAPSRELIAELKDAGVVVIPSIGARRHAEKVAAWGADAVIVQGGEGGGHTGEVATTVLLPQVVDAVDIPVVAAGGFFDGRGLVAALAYGAAGIAMGTRFLLTSDSTVPDAVKAEYLAATVKDVTVTTAVDGLPHRMLRTDLVTSLEEAGRTRTLTRAVRRAAGFRRLSGLTWPQLIRDGLAMKHGKNLSWSQVLLAANTPMLLRASMVEGRTDLGVMASGQVAGLIEDLPSCAELVERTMAEARDALVKVTATMAPPQGRGELLDKPPLPAHERTT; encoded by the coding sequence ATGGAGACGGCGCTCACGAAGCTGGTCGGTGTCCGGCACCCGATCGTGCAGACCGGGATGGGCTGGGTGGCGGGCCCGCGCCTGGTCTCCGCCTCGGCGAACGCGGGAGCACTGGGCATCCTGGCGTCGGCGACGATGACGCTCGACCAGCTGCGGGAAGCCGTGCGCGAGGTCAGGTCCCGCACGGACGCGCCGTTCGGTGTGAACCTGCGCGCGGACGCGGGGGACGCACGCGACCGCGTCCGCCTGATCGTCGAGGAGGACGTGAAGGTCGCCTCCTTCGCGCTCGCCCCCTCCCGCGAGCTGATCGCCGAGCTCAAGGACGCGGGGGTCGTCGTCATCCCCTCCATCGGGGCCCGTCGCCATGCCGAGAAGGTCGCGGCCTGGGGTGCGGACGCGGTGATCGTGCAGGGCGGGGAGGGCGGCGGCCACACCGGCGAGGTGGCGACCACCGTTCTCCTCCCCCAGGTCGTGGACGCGGTCGACATACCGGTGGTCGCGGCGGGCGGCTTCTTCGACGGCCGGGGCCTGGTCGCGGCACTCGCGTACGGCGCGGCGGGCATCGCCATGGGCACCCGTTTCCTGCTCACCTCCGACTCCACGGTCCCGGACGCGGTGAAGGCGGAGTACCTCGCGGCCACGGTGAAGGACGTGACGGTGACGACAGCCGTGGACGGCCTCCCCCACCGCATGCTCCGCACCGACCTGGTCACCTCCCTTGAGGAGGCGGGCCGTACGAGAACCCTGACCCGGGCGGTCCGCCGGGCCGCCGGCTTCCGCAGACTCTCGGGCCTCACCTGGCCCCAGCTGATCCGCGACGGCCTGGCGATGAAGCACGGCAAGAACCTGTCGTGGAGCCAGGTCCTCCTGGCCGCGAACACCCCCATGCTCCTGCGAGCATCGATGGTCGAGGGCCGCACGGACCTGGGGGTGATGGCGTCGGGTCAGGTGGCGGGTCTGATCGAGGACCTTCCCTCATGCGCGGAGCTGGTGGAAAGGACGATGGCCGAGGCACGCGATGCACTGGTGAAGGTCACGGCAACGATGGCGCCCCCTCAGGGGCGCGGGGAACTGCTCGACAAGCCCCCACTGCCCGCACACGAACGAACAACCTGA